TTTAGTCGGGACGGAGGCTGGTGGCCATCATGGTTGTGATGGCGTCTGTAAACAGTGGAGACTGCCGGCGCGGAGCGGCAGTGTCTTGAAAAGGGGTGGCGGCCAGCGTAGCGACGTGGCAAGGAGCGGGATTGATAGCGTAGCCACGCATATGCCGGACGGGAGAAGTTCAGAAGAGAtgccgaagttgaggaaaggcagagagtgGGCGTTGACGTGGACGGTGGCGatggtatgaggtagggcaaCGTTACAGGTCAGCAGGATGTCAAGATTGGGCGTAACGAGATtgtcgccatcgggaactgggcGGGATGGGCTCAGTGTTAACGAAAGACGCCGTTCGGGATGACAAGCGAGCATATTCGGTACAGAACAATCACTGTGATACATCGACCGGTCTGAATTCAACTGCGGAACTTCTAGGTGTAGGACACCCTGCGAGCAGTCGGCGAGGGCCGAACGCTCAGTCAAAAAACCAAGCCGAGAATAAGGTAATGGGCACAGGTGAACTGAACCGGTATACTCTGGCCGGCAAAAGTAACGCGCGCGGAACACATACCGTCGACAGCATTCGTGCCACCATCCGCGGCATGAACACGGGGTGTTGCAGGCGTAAGGtttttgcggaggcgacggcagagggcagcactcatcactgatacatgagcgCCGGTGTCAATCGGGGCGCGCAAAGGAATACGGTCACTAGTGACGTCCAGGATATTCAGTCGAGTGTTCGATAGAGAATCTGTGGTGCGGGTCGTTTATGCAGCATAACCTCCAGGAGCTGCATAACATAGTCTTTGAAATGGGAGCGGCTGTTGGACAGCGACTGTGGGGAACGAGAGAGGAGCCCTTGCGGTGACGGAAAGGTGGAGAATCGGCGTGGAGGGGGGAAAGCTGCTTCAGACAGTTCGGACGGGGCTTGGGGCGAGAAGTTGCGGGGCGAGGCAGGACTATaggaggggaagacgttgcgAAGCGGTGAAGACTGCGGCAATGGCGGGtgatgtggccaatgcgagagcaccggaagcCGACGGGGTGGTAGTCTGCCGTGTGGCACTCATTGGGATTGCGGTAACGGGTTGgagaataataggtgcgacgaaaaaaagagagaggtggCTGGGGTGggtgtccgggcttctgatggcacacattaacacctctttttgtgctagttggtgcatacttgaactaggaaaaactagcgccaaaccatgcaaaccTTAAGAGAAGAACGAAGGCGATACACAACCGCTTACTCACAACTGAATTACATTGAAGCCAGGATGCAGTTTATATAGGGTGAAGATTCGAGGGGAGAGAAGGAttacaaggaggagaaggtgaacaaagggaaCATCGTTTCTGtaaaacaggcaggcagccaaaaatcTCACAAGATAAAGAACAGTTACATGTTAACTGAATCTAAAAATAAAGATTCGAAGgcaaaaggaaataaagaaggagTACTGACACACCTACAGCCAAATTGttttatgtagaaagcctccagactaacacgtGCCGTTTTATatgtgctcttgccaagaatcttcgcCTAATTCAACCGCacctcgcacccgtcgcagctcattacgtgcgcaaccaaatgtgcgtacttatctttcaagtgtgataaatttcgggcatggtcgGGACGCCTCACTTTCGGGACGCCTCACTTTGTCGAGGTAACCGAGACGCTGAGGCCTGCCTGAATGGAAAAGTCACACATTGGAGCCACGCAAAGCATTTCCTCTAGAAAATAAAATGCGTCTAACCTGTTGCGTACGATACAAGCTTAGTCTTCGTAACTTGTATGGGAAGGGAAATTAGCTGCTCatcttcatcttcatcatcacAGACATCGCTGCCATGACACTTATTATCATCTATCACAGGCTCACCAGCAGCAAGGCAGTTGTCATGCAGTAACTATGTGACCTGCTCGTCCAGGCCCATGGTGAATAGTGCGCTACTTCTGCAAGCACCTGAACCTTCCCTTCACCAATGCAGTGCTCAAGAACTGTACGCATTGAATGTGCACTTTTTTGTTTTCGGCCCCTGTAGATGGCGGTGAAATGTGGCCTGTCGCTGGAGATAGCAGGCACAGCTCCAATGGGCAGCCTTAGTTGCCTGCACAGAAACAGCCGTTATGCTGCAGAAAATTGGGTACAAAGAAGTAAATACTATTGAAAGGACATATAAACATGCACATAATGTCACTGATTTCTTTGGCAATCATAAAATTACTTTACTTCAGTGGCAGCGCCGGTAGAAAGAAGGGACGAGATGAGACACAAGAGTGAAGAGTGCTGCTCTCTTCACTCTTGTCTCTTATCTCGTCCCTTCTTTGCTCTGCCTTCGCTGCACTGAAGGCATATGCTTAATCAACTATCCCAACCAGCATAGAACAAAACTACTTAACTTGCAAATGACACCAATCACAAGCTGCACTAACAACTGAGTGTTTAATTCTTGCTCAAGAAGAATAAATGGCGGCAAGCAAGCAGTAAGCTGAAGGCACGCATCAGCGAGGGGCAAAAGTAAATTGAAACTATGCCATGCTCCTGCTGAACACAAGCAGAAAGCACAAATTGATCAACAATCAACATAACCATCAATGTCTTGTTGGCAATCAAAATTTTGTTGGCACACTTCAGTGATGATTTCCCAGATGTTTTGGCTTCATTATGCACACGCTCAATCCTCAACAGTACACGTTGTAAAGTGAACTGTCTTCAGATGTTAGACAGACATCATGTACCGTTGCCTGACATCAAAATGCCCATAATCGTCAAGTAAGCGCCCTAGAGATCGTAGAATCACTTTTCAGTCTTGAAGGTGCTTATTACGCTTGACGTTGAGCAAAAACAATTGCTGCTATTCCTGGTGGCACAATTCGTCTGCATAAAAACTCCCTGTGCAGTGAAATATTATTTTCTGTGCTCGTTGTTTGGCACAAagaaaacaacttacttgtgaaAATGAGGTGCTAAATTAGACTGAAGCAGTGAAATCACTCGTAGGTGCAGCACACTCTCATAAAAAGCTGTGAGTTCGCTTTGTACAAAGATGTGTACAAAGCGTCTGAAAGGGTAAAGTAGTTTTTAATCGTATACACAATCCACTGCCTCGGCACTGGTTACGTAACATTGATGTCAATCAGCACAGCATCATGAGGTCTTTCGCTTGCTTCCTGCGGCGGCTCCAGCTACGCATGGGAAATTTGCCAAGCAAGTAGTCGCCGTCTTTAATAGAGCCCCAGCTCCATGTGCCGCCTTAGAGCAGACTTTCCCCAGACGTATGCATCGTGGCAGGAGCCAGGGAACCGGGAGTCGATGCCCAGGTGCGCAGATCAGCATCATATACCTACAGGAAAGTCTGAAATGTGATTCATGCCATACTAAATCAAATTACAATTATTGCATAAGCAAGGCGATTTGCCAAACAAGTGACATGAAAGACACTGTTTAAAAGCTACAATTTAAAAAGTATGCACGAAAACAAATTCGCCGGAAAAATCCACACATTCTAGAAcatgaggtaaaaaaaaagtgtctACATTGTCCCCTTGTGAAACTGCTCAGTTACTGATAAATGGCAGTATTTTGTtgcttttaacgtcccaaagggactcaaacaaataaaggacgccgtagtggagggctgcataTAATTTTGACCATGTGTAAGtcgttaacatgcactgacatcccacagtacaagGGCCCCTATAACTAATAGCTGTGACAACATTCCATCGACCATGTCAGGCATGAAAGCAAAAGGACAGCGTTCTTACAATCAAATGTGTCCAAGGCATATTGGGTCTTTCTTGTGAAATAGTTGGCCTTGACTACGTCTGTCTCGAAGGAGCCTTTACTCCAATGTATGGCCCATCAACGCACCCCACGACGTCTGCGATGCTGCCGCGCAAGGAGGGAGCGTTCCCTAACACACGCACGCTAGGCAGCAGTGTTGCGTAAAGCGAGCTACCGCTTCTGCCCAGCCGCGTCGATGAGTGTGTGAAGACTTCCCTCAGACGGCGGCTCACTGTGGTCTGGTGGAATCCAGTATGCCGGTATGCGCCGACACTTCCATGGAAACTCTTGGTTGCGTAGAACAGGAGGTCTCAGCGAACTTCTTCTTTGACCGAGAGCGAATGAGGCAGGTACGCACTCCCCGCAGGCGTGAGTCGTGGCCTAGCTCGTTGCACAGCCAGCGCATCAATGTTTCGGACAGGCAAAAGATACGCTGGAATTCTTCGTCGGCGATGTCAGTAAGCGGTTTCAGATTGGCGCACTGACGTTTTCCTACGCTGGAAGCGATGGcccaggctgctgctgctgccgccatgACGGTCCCGATTGCCTTATGCGCTTTCCCGCTACGGCTGCTTAGTAATATTTTCTGGCgtgcttgttggtgcatattttcGTAAAAAAGACAGCGCAAAAATAGAAAGCGCACAGTAAGAGAGACAGGACAAGCCTGTCCTGTGTCTCTTACTGTGTGCTTTCTGTTTGGGCGTTAAGccttttaaagaaaaataaaaacgctgCGAGTGGCCCACGCCCAACGTTCTTGCCGGCTAATGCTACGCTGTGCTGACAGACAGCGACGACGTTGACCGTCGAAATACAACAGCACAACAGACGCCATCGGTGATGAATGTGAGCACCACTGTCAAATACACAGCGTGGCGACTGCCGCTGGTTTCTCCTCTTATATAGTAAGATAGCACAACACTATAATCTGCATTGCAACCGTGTAGCACACAACAAAACGTTGTCGGGGCGTCACATCTGCTGGCAAGGCATTAGCCACGGAGCACGACGACGAAGCACTGCTGTGGAACACGCCCCATTGTCTAACAACATCGCATCACAGCTGCAGATGGTTTGGCCATCCTGTCATCGGCGTTCAGATTGAACACCAGTGTTTTAAACACATCCGGCGTCGACAATAGGTCGCTGCTCTAGAACTAGAGCAATGCAACTTTCTAATGTTCACGAcacaaaaacagcgcgcttaaaggggccatgacatggtcgttctacACCAACTAATACTGGAGCATCTGATTCAAATTCCAAAATTTGGGTGCCGTAGTGAACAaaggagccgtagtgctcccgaaacgtcttttcatcttttgacttcgGCCAGTGACTAGCAATCTGCACCCCCTGAACGCGCTGTGTATTcgaaaaaatgcgatcgaaattgataCCCCGAAACTCCTCCCAGCAGCaacgaccgccatattgaatgctctcgtgacgtcacaggGGCATAAACGGTGTGTAAAATAGGAGATGGTCCCGGAGCGACGGCTTAGCGCCACCAAGACGAGGAGCTGGCGCCCCGAGCCCGCCAGGTCACACCCGGGCCTGACCAGGGCCACACGTTGCTCTCTCTCTTTTTCGCCCCAATACCAAGAACCGCTCGCGATGCACTCTTTGTGCCCCTTCCCACTGCTCTTTATTGTATGCGTTTTGTGTTTATATTTGGCTGGTGTAAATAAACATTAGTGTGAAAGTGGAAGTCACCGGAAGAGCATCGTTTTTTTTTAGGCTCCTGCGCGCGCGGCCCGGCCGCCCGAACGAGGCTTACGCGGAGTTTTTCCTTATCAGTGCGgctcagtcgttacttgccgCGGTGTTAACGGTCACAGTGACTGAAGTTTAAAAGCAGTAACATATTTTCGGCGCCGAAATCTGGGAATACTTAGTCAACAGTGATCAGCAACGCCATGGAACGACTCCAGAAGAAGCAAGTCGCACTACAAGCGATAGACACGATCATCACATACTACAAGAGCTTGCAGTTCCCAGCGGTGAGCTGGAAAACAATCTGATCTGCTTGTCGAGCAATCAGAAGAGCTGAAAGCAGTTAATGTCAGTATCGAGAAGAGGGTAGACCTGCAGGAACTCGGCGCCGAATTAGAGGCCGTATCTGCCTGCAGTGAGAAAATTGGCGTCACAAAATTCGCATCAAAAGAACCCTACTTAACCAAACATTGAGCTAAGACAGATCAGCAACCCCATCAGTAATGGGGGCCTTTCGCGAACCTAATTCGCAGTCTTCAGTCAACACCAGCATCACCACCGTCCAGCTACTGTCGGCAACTACCGAACTCCCGAAGCTCGAAATCACCAGGTTTAGCGGAGATTTGCGGTCATGACAGAGATTTTGGAATTAGTTCGATCAACAATTCACAAAAATGAAGTTTTTTCACAAATAGGTAAACTCTAGTACTTTACGAATTACCTCACCGGAAAGGCGGTCGCGGCCACAGATGCACTATCCTAAGCAATGTAAACTACTTAGTATAGATCAAGACCTTGACGGAGAGATTAGTGGAAGAAGACGTCATAATCGAAGAACACATATCACGGTTGCTCAGTGTTCGCCCGATACACAATCTTCATGGCACGGAAAGGCTCAGGACCCTTTGTGATTAAATTCAGCAGGGAGTCCGACGCCTCGAGACACTGGGAGTGACATCGAGTACGTATGGCGTGCTCTTGCTGACTGTCTTAAGAAAGAGCATTATTTGTCAGTTGTGTCTTGAATACAACCGAAGAAAACCACCACTATAACCAGTCCCCAAGACGACCTGTAAGACTTCCTCGATTACTAAACAATGGAAGTGGAGAGCCGAGAACGagcacagcacagcagccgcTAGTCAAGAGCACGGGTGTCAAACCGAAGGAGTCAAGCCTAAAGGAAAACAGGACTTCTGCAGCAGTATTCGCTGTAAAGGGGAGTGAGTCGCAGTGCTCATTTTGTGGTGCAGAATATCACCTTCCGCGAGAATGTGTGGTCTCGGTTCCACTGGGATTGAAGAAGGGAATAATGGCAAAAGAGAGACAGTGCTTCAAATAAGCTAAAAGAAACCATCGGGCAACCGAATGCCGAACAGTAAAGTGGCTTAGGTGCGCGAAATGCTCCGTCCGGCACATATGGGCGTCGGCGGGTTAAACAAGTCGACACTGTCTCATGCAAGGAATGTCCCTGCACCTATTGAGACTATCGAGCAGTCATCATTACAGATGGCATAGACTAACTGCACTCCGTGCGCACTCGTGCAGGCAGTACAAGCCTGGTCAGAAGCGAAACAGAATCGCGCCTTGGTGACAATCCTGATCTACAGTGGCAGACAATAAACCTTCATAAAAGAAGATGTCTCCCGGCGTCTCAAACTTGAAGTGGTAAGCAAAGAACGGTTCGACACTGACACCTTTGGGACCACTAAGGCAAGCATCACAACATGCAACAGAGTCGGGCTGTAGCTGTGAAGCCGGCATAACGACAGTATAATTCAAGCCGAGGCCCTCGAGATTCCCGTGATTTCCGGCGATCTCCTGCAACCACCGGATGCTTCCGATACCAGCCTGGCTGCTGACCAAGGGTCCCAGCTCGCTGATCTTGTTCCTGTCAACCATCAACAAACACCAGAGCCTGTCACAACCAGAAATGGCAAGCATATCAGCTACAAGCTCGCTAAGGTGGACATTACAAAGTACAGTGTCGAAAATAACGGCAACGCCGTGTTTAACGACAACCACCGGAGTCATAGGCGTCTTAACGACCACCCAGCATGACAACGAAGACCTATCCAGGCAACTAAAATCATTTTCCGAGCCGGAACAACTTTCAATAGTTGACGGAGTAGCCACAAAGAAGGAAGACGAATTACTTACATTCTTCCAagaaaccgtcacttacagaaATGGTAGTTATCAGATGGCCCTTCCCTGGAAAGGCAATGCCTCAAATTTAGGTGACAACAAAGGGATATTTGTGCAGGGGCTTCGGTCATTAACGGTCAAGCCGATAAGAAGTGACGACGTCATGCAAGCTTAGGACCAAGCGCTGCGAGAATACCTGGTTGAGGGACACGCCGAGGAGGTCAACGAAAATGGTGAGTACCAAGAGACCTGTTTAATACCTCCCATAGCGAGGCGTTCTCAAACCGACAAGCGAGACAACCAAGCTGAGAGTTGTTATCGACGCGTGCACGAGCGCACAAGGTCAGATCTCGCTAAGCGATGTTCTGTTGGCGGGACAAAATTTGAATCCAAATCTCTCAGTCATCCTAATCAAGTTTCCAACCCACATCATCGCTATCGTGGCAGACATATAAAGGCCTTCCTCCAGGTGCAGATCGCCGAAAGTGACCACGATGCCATGCGTTTTCTATGGCATGAACAAGCGCCCAAACAGTCGGAACATTTTCCCCCTATCAAAGAGTACCGTGTGACGAGACTGCTGTTCGGGGCTACATAAAGTCCCTTTTTGCATGCGGCAAATCTGAAACACCATATAGGGTTTATGCAAGACATCTATCCGAGCACTGCGAATGTCCTAAAAAATGATCTGTAAGTGGACGATCTAGTGACGGGCGCGCACAACACATAGGAGGCGGTGCGTATATGTGAAGAATCGCAGTGCATTATGAACAAGGCCGGCATGCATCTGCGCAAGGGGCGATCGATGGGGCAGAGCATGAAACGATCTTATCCTAAAGTGATAATGCACGAGACAGCTTGCCGCAGCTCACGGGAACAAAGTTCCTCGGTGTCGAATGGAGGCCTCACGCTGACGACTTCGGGTTTCAGATGAACACCGCAATAGATTTCTTGAGAACGCGGCaagacacaaaaatatttttgctgcAAGCGTCAGCGCGTATTTTCGACCCTTTCGGGATCCTCGCCCCGACCTCCACTAAAGCGAAAATTTTGTATCAACCCCTTGGGCCCGCGGTACAGACTGAGATGAGAAGCTGCCAAGAGACGTTTTAGAGAAACAGAAGAGTTGGTGCCAGCGGCTGCCTGACCACTGCATTTCGGTACCTGGCAAAATCGCGTTGAAGCGAGAGCATGCCGAACCAGAGCTACACATTTTCTGTGATGCCAGCCTCAAAGCTTACGGTGCTGTCGCTATGTGAGTACAAAAATTTAACACGTGAGCTTCACTGTATCCCCTTTGATGGCGAGGTCAAGGGTGGCTCCGTTAAAGCATTCGTCAATGCCGCGGTTGGAGCTAATGGGGCTCCAGTTGATGCTCGGTTAGCCAAAACGCTTATTAAGCAGTTGAATGTGGCAGACTTTCAGTGCATTGCTGGAGTGACGCGACTGTTGCTCTGAGTTGAATAAAAAGCTCTGCTCTGAGGCGGAAACCCTCCGTTGCCTACCGAGTGCAAGAGAGTCAATCTTTAACGGATTATTCATTTTGGAGGCATTGCCCCGGAAAGGAAAACACCGCTCACTTGTTGACAAAGGGCGCAATGCCCTCTCACTTGACCAATAGTAAAACTTGGTGGACTGGACCTGAATGGCTGAAGATTTCATTagcatacccaacagttctgccACACATCGACAGCAATATTAGCGCAGAGGAAGACAGAGTCGTGGAGGTGCTCAATACAGTGACCTGCAGTGCACCGAGCTATTGCTAGATATTCAAAACAGCAGCTCCTTAACCAGAGTTCTTCGGGTAACAGCTCGGATTCAGCACTTTCTGCATAACTCTCGAAACCCATTACAGAAAGGAGACGGAGAGTTAACACCAATAGACCTGGCGGACGCCGAGAAGTACTGGTTTCTAAGCTTGTCACCAATCACAACCTTCTCGAAGGAAATGAGCGCACTTCAGTCATCCACTCCACTCGACAAGAGAATGCCCATCCTAGCTTTCAATTCCTCCCTCGATGCTGACAATATACTCAGGCTTGACGGTAGACTTAAATATAGCGCCGAATTGGAAGGAACAATGCATGTAGGTAGTAATCTGTTGCACACAGCGGCTCGCATTCTTGATCATCGCTCGCCAGCACATGCACTTGCTGCATGCCGGAGTGTGAGACACATTATGCCACCTCCGTGAGCGCTACTGGGTGCTGAGAGGAGGGCGCTGTGTACCATGCCAGCGACAACGTTGCCGACCCGCAGCTGAACCCTTAGCCCCTGTTCCACCTGAATGCGTCACAAAGGCTGACCCCTTCTAGATCGCAGGTGTCGATTTTGCGGGGCCACAATTCTGGAGTGACAAAGCAACGACAGGCAAGGCGTACATTGCTCCATATACGTGCGCGACAACGAGAGCAGTCCATCTCGATCTCGTAAGAGACCTAAAATCCAACTCCTTCCTGACAGCTCTCAGGAGGTGTGTTTCTAGGCGCGGGATGTGCAAAGTAATCTACTCTGATAACGCTCTGACTTTTAAAACAGTATCAATCACTGGGATTCTTAGGTTGGTAGGTCGCACTGGGTGGAGGATTGGTAAGCGATAGAAAATAATGGGAATGCGCAGCCAAATAACTGTCTCCTTAAGTAGGGACCACCGCAACAAGACTGAGCGAAGGAGAGGGGTTAAAGAGAAATGTGAAAGGAATTTAAAGACATTGCAGCGATGTGTTGGGCAGCGAGGGAAACAAGTCCAGGCATATCTCAGCGAAAACAGAATTCCCCGGAGATATATTGTGGAAAGAGCTGCATGGTGGGGTGGCTTCTGGGAAAGAATGGTCTGGACCGTCAAAACGTGCCTTCGCAAAACACTCCGAAGAAGCTGCCTGGATTTTGAGAACCTCCACACAGTTCTCACAAAGCTCGAGGTGGTCGTAAATTTCCTTGCTCTCACATATGCCCTCTCGGATGTAGGGGAGCCAACTCCGCTAACACCACTCATTTCCTTGTTGGACGACAGCTAACAGCTTTGCCACCCACAACTGCGGCCACTTCTGCGAATTCAACGCGTTAACCTCTGCAGAAAAAATGGAAGTAGCGCTTTGCATTTACGGATTTGTTTTGGAAACGGTGCAGGCGCGATAATCATTTACAACTGAGGTCAGCTCACTAGGCCAGGCCTACACAGCTGCGAAGCATACAGAAAGGCGCTATTGTGCTGCTCGGCGACGGACGGAAGCCCCGCCAAATGTGGCCGACGGCGAGAGTTAAGAAGACCTCAGGGAGGGAAGGTAATGTGTGCGCTTGCATTATTGTCCTCACAAACAGAGGGGAGATCCGTCGACCAGTGCAGGCCCTCTTCCCTCTCGAACTAAAAGGTTGGAATGTGCCACGCTGCATAATGAGCAGGAGCTCATGCGGGGGAGGATATGTAAAATGGGAGACGGTCCCGGAGGGACGGAACACAGCCACCTAGACGAGGagctggcgccgcgaggctgcAAAGCGACACCAGCCCGTGTCAAGCAACTCGCCGTGTTATTTCccgtctatgcctctttcactctttcttttatcgctcaccaagacatttgttgctgcagccacccccacgtacgtcatcccgcctaaaccacagtaacccaatcgcacgcattaaaacgcgcacctccgcaatgaggagttcattttttcccgacgccatagtgctctggaatggccttcccgacaacgtaataacatgctccgatcgccgccttttccgcgaTAAACTGGCTAATCACTTCTCAAAAACATATTCATTCTGCGACACCGAAGTGCCaactgttccttgttttctttttgtatgtttatttcttgcttttagtttgtatattattgtacacttttttggtaccccgtgtatttttccccctttctttcttttgtgttctctgctactaccctccaacctgtatgtacgcccccccttatgtaatgccttcgggcctttaagggacaaataaatgaataatCCATGTGTAATAATGCCTTGTACATCAATACAAATCACAGAACAAGCGCCCAAAAGTTAAATTTCTCTACTCCTTAACGGCACGACCGCATCACGAGGTTGTTTCTTATCGACGGTTTGACGAAAAGTGTTGCTTACAACGGTTAAGCAAAAAAAGTAATAAACGACAGAGATTAGCAAGATATGCTTGCCTAATAAAAACCTTCAGCCCTTTCATTCTTTGCTGTTTTCCTTGAGGCCTTTATCGAAGAGTGTTTAACTTCAAACGTCTGTTAAACACAGTGCTTCGGGAATAACTGCTCGGCTTTCCCATGCTTCCGTGGAGCTTCCACCTTACAGCACGCGGAAACGGCAGAAGTCGATAAACACTGCAGCAACGAACGAGAAGCATAGAAACCGTTACAAGTTTATTTGAATGTAGTCTAGTGCTCATAGACCAGTTCGCGGGAAGGACATTCGCTTTAAAAGAGGGTTTTACTACCCTGCTTCTTAAGCGATGCTTTCAACGTCACTATGGCTTCATTTAAATGCACAGTTTTTACTAAAACAGGTGTGCCGACAGCGGAGCTTAAAGAAACAGGAGAAATGCTTGCGACCAGAGTCGTTTAAAGCGTTTAAAATTCAGTTTTCTATATCAAATTGACTAAAAACGGCAGAAACCACAGAGAAATTTCCTACTTACGAAATCATATTGCCAGCTTCATTATTATTGGCGATTTAATGTTGTATCGAAGTATCGACCATACAGTGACGAGTATCTATACCGGAAATCAAACTTCGCTCGGTATCTTGTATCCGTGCTGAAGTACAATTTTTGGGAGTGTCGTTATGGAAGGTAATTTTTTCAAGTATCGTGCTCAGCCTTGTTTTGGATTAGGCAAAGACGGCTCAGCAGCAACTTTGATGCTTACCTGAAACCACAAGAATATTGTGTAAAATCGCAGCGTCCGCGAGCAGAACAGGTCGCAGAGTTGCCGAGCCGTTACAGATGCGCCATCCTTGGGCGCGTCGGCCGCCATGCCGAGAACGAGCCTTTGGACCTCTCCCTCGGGCAGGCCGTTGAAGCGGGCCGAGCTGGCTACCACTCGTTGGGCCTCGTCGAGACGGCCCCGGCTGAGAAGCCAGCGAGCCGACT
This region of Amblyomma americanum isolate KBUSLIRL-KWMA chromosome 5, ASM5285725v1, whole genome shotgun sequence genomic DNA includes:
- the LOC144134575 gene encoding solute carrier family 22 member 7-like, which encodes MMLNAALILACSGLVHESARWLLSRGRLDEAQRVVASSARFNGLPEGEVQRLVLGMAADAPKDGASVTARQLCDLFCSRTLRFYTIFLWFQVYDADLRTWASTPGSLAPATMHTSGESLL